A region of Gemmatimonadaceae bacterium DNA encodes the following proteins:
- a CDS encoding PD40 domain-containing protein, with product MTRHLFIASSALALSLTSPASAQGTLLLRQPTVSARHIAFAYAGNIWVVDRGGGQARRLTSFQGGSSDPRLSPDGQWVAFTGTYAGNADVYVVAVDGGEPARLTWHPGNDAVTGWTADGKRVVFASGRASHAPNAVPRFWTVATTGGFEQPMALPRAFQGQVSPDGGRIAYRMASSWDDERRNYRGGQNKPIWVVNLANWATDTIPRPINSKEIEPVWLGDDVYFISDRDGVQNVWRYGSRSRQLTQVTKFRDFDVKTLGSGGGAVVFEQAGRIHLLDPASGTSRAVPITVTGDFPWIMPQWKDVTARVSNLALSPTGRRALVEARGEIFTIPAEKGDVRNLTHTSGAAERMPTWSPDGQSIAWFSDVSGEYQLVVASQDGMTSRSIALPSMSFPYSPSWSPDSKKLLFTDTHLRLWVVDVTSGTARQFDGDPFMVPERSMNPVWSPDSRWIAFARRLPTYYRVIVVMNAETGEQKQITDGLADATWPAWDANGKYLWFLASTDFALRSQWLDMTNYERPRTNALYVAVLKAGEPTPFTPESDDEPLGGAGRPPTPGGAQATDAAQSAAPRSVAVAIDFDGLARRTIAVPGISARDYAQLRAGSAGTVFFTENVAASGTGGGPGGAPLHRYVLRERRAMTFANGVQQYTVSADGRKLLYRTGGPQAALYLVDAGAPSAPAANSGRLNATLRMWWDGKAEFAQIFEEARRKVRDYFYVPNLHGTDWPKVVAQYKPFLAHVVHREDLNYLLDWMEGETAVGHSYVRGGDMPAVPDANGGLLGADLAIENGRYRITRIYDSESWNPELRAPLDAPGIDVRAGEYLLAVNGQELQGSDNVYRLLDGTANRQTIITVNSRPTLEGARRVTVVPVANEQGLRTRAWVEGNRRLVDSLSGGKLAYLHLPNTGQGGYASFNRYYFAQQDKLGAVVDERYNGGGSAADYIIELLSRDFDGYFNNPVGDRRPFTSPSAGIWGPKVMIINEMAGSGGDLMPYMFRRRKIGPLIGTRTWGGLVATSDQAPFVDGGGLVAPRLGFFDRDGKWAVENEGVAPDIEVENYPREVIAGRDPQLERAVAEAMKLLQANPVVLRKEPPGPTWGRRP from the coding sequence GCGAGCCGGCGCGCCTCACCTGGCATCCGGGCAATGACGCCGTCACCGGCTGGACGGCCGATGGCAAGCGCGTCGTGTTTGCCAGCGGGCGGGCGAGTCACGCGCCGAACGCCGTGCCGCGCTTCTGGACCGTGGCCACCACGGGCGGGTTCGAGCAGCCGATGGCGCTGCCTCGCGCGTTTCAGGGTCAGGTGAGTCCCGACGGCGGGCGCATCGCCTATCGCATGGCGTCGTCCTGGGACGATGAACGGCGCAACTACCGCGGCGGACAGAACAAGCCCATCTGGGTGGTCAACCTCGCGAACTGGGCGACCGATACCATTCCGCGCCCGATCAACTCCAAGGAGATCGAGCCGGTGTGGCTGGGTGATGACGTGTACTTCATTTCGGATCGCGACGGGGTCCAGAACGTCTGGCGCTATGGCTCGCGCTCCAGGCAACTCACGCAAGTCACGAAGTTCCGCGACTTCGACGTGAAGACGCTGGGTTCCGGCGGCGGCGCCGTGGTCTTCGAGCAGGCCGGTCGCATCCACCTGCTCGATCCGGCGTCAGGAACGAGCCGTGCGGTTCCGATCACCGTGACGGGAGACTTTCCCTGGATCATGCCGCAATGGAAGGACGTGACGGCACGCGTCTCCAACCTCGCGCTTTCGCCCACCGGGCGACGTGCGCTGGTCGAGGCGCGCGGCGAGATCTTCACCATCCCCGCCGAGAAGGGCGACGTGCGCAACCTCACGCACACGAGCGGCGCCGCGGAACGCATGCCGACGTGGAGCCCCGATGGGCAGTCGATCGCGTGGTTCTCCGACGTGTCGGGCGAATACCAGCTCGTGGTCGCGTCGCAGGACGGCATGACGTCGCGGTCGATCGCGCTTCCGTCCATGAGCTTCCCGTACTCGCCATCATGGTCGCCCGACTCGAAGAAGCTCCTGTTCACAGACACGCATCTCAGGCTCTGGGTCGTGGACGTTACCTCGGGGACGGCACGCCAGTTCGACGGCGACCCGTTCATGGTACCGGAGCGTTCGATGAATCCGGTGTGGAGCCCCGACTCCCGATGGATTGCGTTCGCCCGACGCTTGCCGACCTACTATCGCGTGATCGTGGTGATGAACGCCGAGACCGGTGAGCAGAAGCAGATCACCGACGGGCTGGCCGATGCCACGTGGCCGGCCTGGGACGCCAACGGCAAGTACCTGTGGTTCCTCGCGAGCACCGACTTTGCGCTGCGCTCGCAGTGGCTCGACATGACAAACTACGAACGGCCGCGCACCAACGCGCTCTACGTCGCGGTGCTCAAGGCCGGCGAGCCGACACCGTTCACGCCGGAGAGTGACGACGAACCGTTGGGCGGCGCCGGCCGTCCACCGACACCAGGCGGTGCCCAGGCAACCGACGCGGCCCAGTCCGCGGCGCCGCGGTCCGTGGCGGTCGCGATCGACTTTGACGGGTTGGCGCGGCGGACCATCGCCGTGCCCGGCATCTCCGCGCGCGACTACGCGCAGCTCAGGGCCGGATCTGCGGGGACCGTCTTCTTCACGGAGAACGTCGCGGCGTCTGGCACGGGCGGCGGTCCCGGAGGGGCACCGCTGCACCGCTACGTGCTGCGCGAGCGTCGCGCCATGACGTTTGCTAACGGCGTACAGCAGTACACCGTCAGCGCCGACGGCCGCAAGCTGCTGTACCGGACCGGTGGACCACAGGCCGCCCTCTACCTCGTGGATGCCGGCGCTCCCTCGGCGCCGGCCGCGAACAGCGGCCGGCTCAACGCGACGCTCCGCATGTGGTGGGATGGCAAGGCGGAGTTTGCGCAGATCTTCGAGGAAGCGCGCCGCAAGGTGCGGGACTACTTCTATGTGCCGAACCTGCACGGGACTGACTGGCCAAAGGTGGTCGCCCAGTACAAGCCCTTCCTCGCCCACGTGGTGCACCGCGAGGACCTGAACTACCTCCTCGACTGGATGGAGGGCGAGACGGCGGTCGGGCACTCGTACGTACGTGGCGGGGACATGCCCGCCGTTCCTGACGCCAACGGCGGCCTGCTGGGAGCCGACCTCGCTATCGAGAACGGTCGCTATCGCATCACGCGCATCTACGACTCCGAAAGCTGGAACCCGGAGTTGCGCGCCCCGCTGGACGCGCCGGGAATCGACGTCCGTGCGGGAGAGTACCTGCTCGCCGTAAACGGACAGGAGCTCCAGGGTTCGGACAACGTCTATCGGTTGCTCGACGGCACGGCGAACCGACAGACGATCATCACGGTGAATTCGCGCCCGACGCTTGAAGGCGCGCGTCGAGTCACGGTGGTGCCGGTGGCGAACGAGCAGGGACTCCGGACCCGCGCCTGGGTCGAAGGCAACCGGCGGCTCGTCGACTCGCTCTCCGGCGGAAAGCTCGCCTACCTGCATCTCCCCAACACCGGACAGGGGGGCTACGCCTCGTTCAACCGCTACTACTTCGCGCAACAGGACAAGCTTGGCGCCGTCGTGGACGAACGATACAACGGCGGTGGCTCCGCGGCCGACTACATCATCGAACTCCTGAGCCGCGACTTTGACGGATACTTCAACAACCCGGTGGGGGATCGGCGGCCCTTTACGTCGCCCTCGGCCGGGATCTGGGGCCCAAAGGTGATGATCATCAACGAAATGGCCGGCTCTGGCGGCGACCTGATGCCGTACATGTTCCGCCGCCGCAAGATCGGTCCACTCATTGGCACGAGAACCTGGGGCGGCCTCGTGGCCACCTCGGACCAGGCACCTTTTGTCGATGGAGGCGGCCTCGTGGCACCTCGGCTTGGCTTCTTTGATCGCGACGGAAAATGGGCCGTGGAAAACGAAGGCGTCGCGCCAGACATCGAGGTGGAGAACTATCCGCGCGAGGTGATCGCCGGTCGCGATCCTCAGCTCGAGCGAGCAGTCGCCGAAGCGATGAAGCTGCTTCAGGCGAATCCGGTGGTGCTGAGGAAGGAGCCACCCGGGCCCACCTGGGGTCGACGACCCTAG